In Balearica regulorum gibbericeps isolate bBalReg1 chromosome 14, bBalReg1.pri, whole genome shotgun sequence, one genomic interval encodes:
- the LOC104630802 gene encoding uncharacterized protein LOC104630802 — protein MNASMLSYILFSCLLLSVQAQNCSVREIIRYTNRLLEESSVSCPCRETAVSSCSCLPIAEPGHELACFVEGTEHMLKNNVSSNAIITRLNLIFQTQLDRKLCESLARGDQCQYKTKGTVKEFLNKILSTYRAINKHRA, from the exons ATGAATGCCAGCATGCTGTCATACATACTCTTCTCTTGTTTGCTGCTCTCTGTGCAAGCACAGAATTGCAGTGTCCGTGAAATTATCCGGTATACAAACCGTCTACTT GAGGAAAGTTCTGTAAGTTGCCCATGTAGGGAGACAGCTGTCAGT tcatGTTCATGTCTTCCTATTGCTGAG CCCGGCCATGAGTTGGCCTGCTTTGTGGAAGGAACTGAACACATGCTGAAAAACAACGTATCTTCAAATGCAATAATTACAAGGCTGAACCTCATCTTTCAGACTCAGCTGGATAGAAAGCTCTGTGAA AGCCTGGCACGTGGGGATCAATGCCAGTACAAGACCAAGGGAACTGTGAAGgaatttttgaataaaattctGAGCACCTATCGAGCAATCAATAAACATAGAGCTTAa